The Chamaesiphon minutus PCC 6605 DNA window ATTGGGTGGGTAATGCTTGCCTGTCAACTTTGCCATTAACTGATAGCGGCAAAGCATCCAAAAACATGAAACTCGATGGCACCATATAATCGGGGAGTTTGCGCCCCAGAGAGTCGCTTAGTTCCTCGACGGTGGGTAAATCTGGGTGTCCAGATACGATATAAGCCACCAACCGCGCTTGCTGGCTATCGCCGATCGCTTTGACGATCGCGGTTTGTACGGCGGGATGCTGCATCAGAGCCGCTTCCACTTCTCCAGCTTCGATCCGATAGCCGCGTAGCTTGATTTGGAAGTCTACCCGTCCCAAAATTTCGATCGTGCCATCTGGTAAATAACGACCGCGATCGCCTGTACGATAGAGCCTTTCCCCTGTGCGCGGATGAATGATAAAGTTAGCCTGCGTTCGTTCCTCGTCGCGCCAATAACCTTTGGCTACCTGTACCCCAGCGCAATACATTTCTCCCGCAACCCAGGTGGGACAGTTATTTAAAGCTGGATTTAAGATGTAATATTTAGCATTTGCCATCGGTTGCCCATAGGGAATGCTGTTCCAAGTAGGATCGACTGCGCCGATCGAATAGCCGATATTCCAAATTGTAGTTTCGGTGGGGCCGCCAATACTCAATAATTCGATGTCTGGTGCTACAAAGCGAATCCGCTCTGGCAGAGTTAATGGCAGCCAATCCCCACCTAAAATCGCCAAGCGTAAGTTAGTTGTAAATGGCGTATCGCCGACGGCATTTACCAACATTTCCATCATCGGCGGTACTGAGTTCCACAATGTCACCTGTTCGCGCTGGATTAATTCTGCCCAATGGTTGGGATCTTTAATCAGCCGCGCATCGGGGATAACGATCGATCCACCCGCCGCCAACAGTCCGAAGATGTCATACACGGATAAGTCGTGATTGAGGGCGGTGAGAGCTAACATGCGATCGGCAGATCCGACTTGAAACCGTTGGTTGGTATACACTACCACGTTAGCCACATTCCGATGTGTCACCATTACCCCTTTCGGTAAGCCAGTGGAACCGGAGGTGTAGATTACATAAGCCAAATCGTCGGGAGTTTGGATGGATTCGAGCGGTGCATTACTTTTTGTTGTTAAATCTTCAGTATCGATCGATATTCGCTGAATCGATTCATCCCACTGTAATTTGTCCTCCAACCAAGATTGAGTTAGTACAGTCTCAATCTCACTATGTTTGAGTAAATACTGAAGGCGTTCCGGTGGTAAATCGGGTGCGATCGGCACATAAGCCGCCCCAGATGCTAAAATCCCGATCGCGGCGACGATCTGTTCCCAACCTTTTTCCATCACCACGCCGATTAATCGGTTCGGCTGTGCGCCAAGCTGTCGCAAGCGATGAGCGATGCTATTGGCGCGATCGCTCAATTCTCCATAAGTTAGGGATTTACCCGCAGCGATAACGGCGATATTATTGGGTGCTTGGAACACGCGATCGGCAAACAGTTCGTGTAATAATGCCTCAGAAATCGGTGCATCTGTCGCGTTAACTGCCTCCCGTGCTAGTAATTGCGCTGGGGGTAGCAGTTGGGGATTTTGCTCGTGCCAGATGGCATCATCATTTGCTAGCTGTTGGAGTAAATCGCAGTAAGCAGCAAACATCTCGGCGATCGCACCTGCGGGAAATAATTCTTCCACAACATCCCAATTGAATGTCAGGGTTTCTTGCTCCTCCCACACTTGAATATCCATCCAAGCTTGCGAGGCTTGACTGATTCCATACACTAACTCCCCAAAATGGCTGAATGTCAAGGTTTCTTGACCGATTCCCGCAAATCCCAGCGTACTGGTAAAGATGACAGGCATCGCATTCGGGACATTCCCTTGACGGCGGGTGAGTTCCCGCGTCACTCGCACCCCACTATAGTAGCGGTGTTCCAAATCTTGCCAGAGTTGGGTTTGAATCCGCATCGCTCGATCGCGAAGCGTGCCAACTCCTTGGCAATCGCGAAATGATTCACCAGCAGAATTATCTACCCCTAGCAGCGTTACCGAAGTGAAATCTCCCAACAAGTTATTGACTTGAGGGTGCATCGGCAATCGATTGAATAGTGCCAAATTGAGCGTGAATTGGGGATTCTGGCTCCACAGCGCGAGAATTTCCGCAAAAGCAGCCAGCAACATCCCTGAAGGAGTCAGCCCGATATTTTTGGCTTTCTGCTTCAGCCGTTGCCAGTCTGCCGTCTCCATTTGCGCGTTATAACGCCGACAGCGATGCTGTTTGAGTTCCTTGGGACTTTTCGCCAAGGGTAAATCGGGCGCGGGTGGTAGCTTATCGATCCGCTCGATCCAATATGCCCGCGATCGCTTATATAGTTGGGTTTGACAGAGATTTTGTTCGGCGATCGCATAGTCCCGAAACGAGATATCTAATGCGGGCAACACGCAATCTGGCTGCTGATAAACTTGAAACCATTCCTCAAACAGCCGAAACAAGCTCCAAGCATCAAATACCAGCAAATCGTAACTAATATGCAACCGTAATCGCGCACCATCCAACCGCGTCGCCCGAAAATCAAACAACGGAAAGCGATCGGCTGGTAATACCTGATGAGACATCTCCTCCCGAATCGCCGCCAATCCAGTCTCGATTTCAGTCTCAGTCTTACCCCTTAAATCCACAACAGGCATCTGGTAAAGCGGCACCTTCCGCAGAATCTGCTGCTGTCCATCCGGCATTACCACCGCCCGTAACATATCATGTCGATCGATTAATCGTTGTAGCGCGATATTCAATCGATCGACATCCAGATCGTCGCCTTCAATTTCGTAATAACCATGATTGGAAACACCACCCAATTCCAAAATTCCACTTCGCCCAATCCAAAAAGCGTGCTGCATATCCGTCAGCGGAAACGGCTCATAACGCGATGCTGGATCGGGATCGATCGCAGGTAAATCATTCACAGGCTGGCGATCGCGATGTTGATGCAACAACTCGATAATCTCGGCTTTCTGCTCTGTCAGAGCCTCACGCACTTCACTCGTTAATGTCCCCTTGGGCGCATCCACAATCAGCGCATCTCCCTCGATGGATAATTTAATACCGCGATCGGCTAGTGAATCAATTAGTAAATGTAGATTCATAAATTGAGAATTAATAATTGATAATTGATAATTAAATAACGTCAGACATCCTAAGTTACCAACTTGTAAGTAATAACTAGCTCCGTTTCAGCACCACCCTCAAATGAATTTGGGGCTAAGAGCAAAAGTCCATTGAAATGGACTAATTGGAATTGCTGTAAATACCTAGACAGAATTGACAAATAGATAATTTTTATCCACTACAGAAAAGATGTCCAAGCAAAATATTGTGTAATTAATTATGTCTACCTACTTAGTTCTCTGAAGAGAACTTATGCTATTAGCCCGAAATTCATTTCAGGGCGGTTGATGACTAAGCAATAGTTTCAAGATCTGTAACTTGAGTTTCGCCCATCAATCCAATACCCCAAACCCTTACAAGCTAAACACCTCTCGCCCCGATCGATCCACATCGCCCTCATCCCTCACCACCCCTGAAATCGTTTCCGCCATCGCCATTCGATCGAGCAAAAACTCCGTCAGATCGCGAATATTCCGCTCCCCCACAAACTGCTCCATCGGTACCCGAATCCCCAAACTAGCTTCGAGTTGACTCCGAAAGATCGTCGCCACCAAAGAATCTAACAACGTCGTCAGCACCACTTGCGGATCGAGATCCGCTGGCGAAACTTGGCGTAAATTGGCTAAGGATTCCACTAAATAAGGTTCGAGAATGGCATGACGATCGCCCGCAGGCACCGCCAGTAGCCGTTCTTTAATCCCAATCTCAGTAATCGCCACCGGATTACTAACTGGTGCTACGAAACTCTCGATCGCCTTGGTGGCGCGCTTCGCGTTCGTCGATCGAATCGGCACCACTTCAGTATTACTAGTACCCAACGCCACATCACCCCAGCGGATAACCATCGCCGCCGCCGTCGCACCCGCACCATTGGCATACACCAGCACCAAATCGTCTGGACGAATTTTGCCACTAGCCGCCGCATGATAGAGATTGGCAAGGGGAAAAACTGGCCCGATATTGGCGTATGTCGGGTAAAGATCGATAACCCGCTCTGGATCGATTCCCAGTGCTTTGGCACAAACGCTGGCATACCAAGCTGTCGGGGTATTAAACGCAAAATAATCGATCCGATCGAGACTAATTCCCGCCGCTGCTACCGCTGACTGACAGCATTCGCGCACCGTATCGGCTGCTGTTACTGCAAGGCTGCTGACATTTTCCCCCGTTCCCGTTTGAATGCGGGGATTGCCGTGGGCATCGATCGTCAGTTCGTGGGTATATGCCCCGCAAGTCTCGATCGTTGGGACGATCTGCGTACTGAGAATGCCGCGATTCGCTCGCTCGGCACCAACCACCATCGCTGCCGCACCATCACCCATCGACCAAGAAAGGGTATCGGCATCATTTACCGCCTGAGAGCCAATGTGGGACACCACAATTAAAATTTGGCGATAGGTGCCAGTTTGAATGAACGCCTGGGCGGTTTGGAGCGCGATTAATGCACTGGCACAAGTAGATTCTAGATTCCATGCCGGACAGCGCAAACCCAATTGCTGGGCGAGATGAGTCGCCAAACCAGGGCCGACATCACTAGGAAACAGGGAAGAGACGATCGCCAAATCCACATCTGCCGTTGTCAGGTTTGCGGCTGTCAGAGCCGATCGCGCCGCTTGACATTCCAACAGCAGAGATGACTCATCACCCGCCAATACGCGCCGTTGGATGCTACCTCGGAACGGATCGGCTAAAAAAGGCGTAACTTCTTGCAACCACAGATCGATCCCACTGGGAGTAGGAATTAAGTCTGTAGCTGGAGTGTGCCTGACTTCTCGCTGTCGGGTTTGGGCAAATAAATCGGGGAATTTTTCTAGCCAATAATCGTTGGTGCGAATAGTCTGGGGAAAGTTGATGGCAAGCGATCGAATACTAACTGGCTGCATGGTAAATGCCGATTTTTAATTTAGATTTTTGCATATTATTCTCATTAATTTTAGAGAAGATGGCTCGATATTTAAAAGTTATCTTGAGTTAGGGGCTTGAAAGCCTGAGTAAGGACGGAGGGTATTGAAGTAGGGCAATTCATGAAGCGACGCGCGCTCCGGAGGAAACCTCCGGGTTTAGCGCGTCAAGACATTGCCCTACTTCAATGGCCGAAGATCGCCATAAATCGCTTAAAGCAGTTGCTCTGCAAGCATTTTATATTCTTGGGAAGGAACGATGCTTTAGGGATGAAGAAAAATAATGTCCAAACATCCTCTTCAGATCGATCGGGGAACAACGTCGATCTCATGCGCTCTCGATCGATCTCTAGTCTGGATCGGCAAAAGCATTATTGAGAATTTATATTAATATCTATATCACGATCTAAAATACAATTGCAATAGCATGGCGATCGATTATCGATATGTTGTGACATCCTTGTTAATCCTCAAAATTTTTGCCGTGCGTATCTTTACAATTCTCTGGAGCGGGCAGATGGCATCGGCGATTGGGACAGAAATGACCCAATTTGCCCTCACGATCTGGATTTGGCAACAGACTCAAACCACAACGGCGATCGCGCTACTGAGTTTCTTCTTTCTACTCCCACAGATTTCGATCTCCCTATTGGCAGGGATAATTATCGATCGCTTCAATCGTCAGAAATTGATGATTTTTAGCGATGTCTGCGTGGGCGCATGTACGATAACGATCGGGTTGCTACACTCGATCGGCTCGCTCCAGATCTGGCACCTGTATGGTTTAGCCGTCATCTATGGCTGTTGCGGACAACTCCAAGGGCTAGCTTTTTCCGCATCGATTTCGTCGATCGTGGACAGAAAACACTACAGCCGCGTCAGCAGCATGAGAACACTGATTATGTACGGCGGGACAATTATTGCCCCCGCCCTGGTGGGTAGCTTGTATCCAAGCATCGGGTTAATGGGCATCATCGCGATCGATCTGGCAACCTTTATCATCGGGATTAGCACCGTGCTGATAGTGCGGATTCCGCAAGTCAAAAGTTCGCCTAGCGATCGAAACGACGGTAAAACCATCTGGCAACAACTGTTCTGGGGGATCGACTACATCCGCGCCAGACCCAGCCTAGTCGCCATTACCACCATCTTTTGCCTGTTCCTATTTGCCTATCAAACCAGCGAAACCCTATACCCGCCAATGATTTTGGCACGGACGGGTAGCAATGCCCAAATCCTCAGTACCGTCGCCATCTCCGCCGGAATCGGCGGTGTCGTCGGTGCAGTAGTTCTGAGCATCGTCGGCGGCGTACCGCGCCAAATTCAGGGGATGTTAATCGCCTTTATCGGAGTCGGCTTGGGCAGTCTAGCGTTAGGTTTGGGGCAAACCCAAGCGGTGTGGATGTTAGCCCAATTCTTCGCCGCCTGTTGTATCCCCCTCGCCTACAGTTCCACCGATGCGATCTGGTACACCAAAGTCGAGCCAGCAGTGCAAGGGCGAGTATTAGCCGCCGCCCACACGATCGGGTCGATCGTCGGTGCCTTAGCCAGCCTCATCGCCGGAGTATTAGCCGATCGCGTTTTTGAACCACTAATGAATTCAGGCAACTCGATCGCTCTAGCCTTATCACCGCTATTCGGTACGGGTAAAGGATCGGGCATCGCCTTACTCGTGACAATCTCCGCCATTGCAATGGTATCGATCGGCATCGGCGGTAATGCCTTTCCCAACCTCCGCAATGCTGAAGCCCTGCTACCAGACTGCGATCGACCTAACCCCGACAGTGGCGAACTTAATCTATAACTGTGTCTACTTGCTAGGGAATGAATCAGCCCTGCTTCATATGAGGAAGGCTGGGGTGGAAAATC harbors:
- a CDS encoding non-ribosomal peptide synthetase; this encodes MNLHLLIDSLADRGIKLSIEGDALIVDAPKGTLTSEVREALTEQKAEIIELLHQHRDRQPVNDLPAIDPDPASRYEPFPLTDMQHAFWIGRSGILELGGVSNHGYYEIEGDDLDVDRLNIALQRLIDRHDMLRAVVMPDGQQQILRKVPLYQMPVVDLRGKTETEIETGLAAIREEMSHQVLPADRFPLFDFRATRLDGARLRLHISYDLLVFDAWSLFRLFEEWFQVYQQPDCVLPALDISFRDYAIAEQNLCQTQLYKRSRAYWIERIDKLPPAPDLPLAKSPKELKQHRCRRYNAQMETADWQRLKQKAKNIGLTPSGMLLAAFAEILALWSQNPQFTLNLALFNRLPMHPQVNNLLGDFTSVTLLGVDNSAGESFRDCQGVGTLRDRAMRIQTQLWQDLEHRYYSGVRVTRELTRRQGNVPNAMPVIFTSTLGFAGIGQETLTFSHFGELVYGISQASQAWMDIQVWEEQETLTFNWDVVEELFPAGAIAEMFAAYCDLLQQLANDDAIWHEQNPQLLPPAQLLAREAVNATDAPISEALLHELFADRVFQAPNNIAVIAAGKSLTYGELSDRANSIAHRLRQLGAQPNRLIGVVMEKGWEQIVAAIGILASGAAYVPIAPDLPPERLQYLLKHSEIETVLTQSWLEDKLQWDESIQRISIDTEDLTTKSNAPLESIQTPDDLAYVIYTSGSTGLPKGVMVTHRNVANVVVYTNQRFQVGSADRMLALTALNHDLSVYDIFGLLAAGGSIVIPDARLIKDPNHWAELIQREQVTLWNSVPPMMEMLVNAVGDTPFTTNLRLAILGGDWLPLTLPERIRFVAPDIELLSIGGPTETTIWNIGYSIGAVDPTWNSIPYGQPMANAKYYILNPALNNCPTWVAGEMYCAGVQVAKGYWRDEERTQANFIIHPRTGERLYRTGDRGRYLPDGTIEILGRVDFQIKLRGYRIEAGEVEAALMQHPAVQTAIVKAIGDSQQARLVAYIVSGHPDLPTVEELSDSLGRKLPDYMVPSSFMFLDALPLSVNGKVDRQALPTQLDLFRSREVVYAAPQNEIERSITSIFQSVLEIEEIGVTNNFFDLGANSLLITTVYRKLAEVLPAQIGSISLVDLFNYPTVRALTQRLMQAKDVNNLGQQSVENRQKLSQGKDRLKQRLERSKLASK
- a CDS encoding 3-oxoacyl-[acyl-carrier-protein] synthase III C-terminal domain-containing protein — encoded protein: MQPVSIRSLAINFPQTIRTNDYWLEKFPDLFAQTRQREVRHTPATDLIPTPSGIDLWLQEVTPFLADPFRGSIQRRVLAGDESSLLLECQAARSALTAANLTTADVDLAIVSSLFPSDVGPGLATHLAQQLGLRCPAWNLESTCASALIALQTAQAFIQTGTYRQILIVVSHIGSQAVNDADTLSWSMGDGAAAMVVGAERANRGILSTQIVPTIETCGAYTHELTIDAHGNPRIQTGTGENVSSLAVTAADTVRECCQSAVAAAGISLDRIDYFAFNTPTAWYASVCAKALGIDPERVIDLYPTYANIGPVFPLANLYHAAASGKIRPDDLVLVYANGAGATAAAMVIRWGDVALGTSNTEVVPIRSTNAKRATKAIESFVAPVSNPVAITEIGIKERLLAVPAGDRHAILEPYLVESLANLRQVSPADLDPQVVLTTLLDSLVATIFRSQLEASLGIRVPMEQFVGERNIRDLTEFLLDRMAMAETISGVVRDEGDVDRSGREVFSL
- a CDS encoding MFS transporter — translated: MAIDYRYVVTSLLILKIFAVRIFTILWSGQMASAIGTEMTQFALTIWIWQQTQTTTAIALLSFFFLLPQISISLLAGIIIDRFNRQKLMIFSDVCVGACTITIGLLHSIGSLQIWHLYGLAVIYGCCGQLQGLAFSASISSIVDRKHYSRVSSMRTLIMYGGTIIAPALVGSLYPSIGLMGIIAIDLATFIIGISTVLIVRIPQVKSSPSDRNDGKTIWQQLFWGIDYIRARPSLVAITTIFCLFLFAYQTSETLYPPMILARTGSNAQILSTVAISAGIGGVVGAVVLSIVGGVPRQIQGMLIAFIGVGLGSLALGLGQTQAVWMLAQFFAACCIPLAYSSTDAIWYTKVEPAVQGRVLAAAHTIGSIVGALASLIAGVLADRVFEPLMNSGNSIALALSPLFGTGKGSGIALLVTISAIAMVSIGIGGNAFPNLRNAEALLPDCDRPNPDSGELNL